A window of the Helianthus annuus cultivar XRQ/B chromosome 4, HanXRQr2.0-SUNRISE, whole genome shotgun sequence genome harbors these coding sequences:
- the LOC118491299 gene encoding uncharacterized protein LOC118491299 has translation MATMQEGTKMRNLVTKTPIMLGMMITGIGMEEMMVTRTTINHETIINGTGIMGFTTITTMLTITGFLVSWEVAIKGVIKVEIKVGIEGVIEGTTEDRLIKKLTVCIVVNNLPRGVNDRFRPVVTENDSPIDKAKQWFLTLPANSIRTWGEMQQAFLDEYYSMAKTIDARDEIRSFRQLSGEPLHEAFTRFKELMRKCPHHQIEKWELVKCFVWSLDDNTWNRLESTSNGTLLSNHEDDDWEFLERMSKRSKEKESADRAKKHPISRSLPDLDSKDRISTLEREMARMKKKVVNAVQFAVCEECGDIGHRTEQCPTGRSDYTEEVNQVGNGGGTSNSQGDDLFNSKMDALMNAMTTLTTEVRKEFEVRDKSHKALEKQVGQLAEEMAQMKGSIGKLPSDTTVNPEHQGSSTSNVRNAHISAVSILSNDEVCSSVESIPPPQCVDGVVEDISDEPESENEQETTSQSKIENITKNAFCENCLSQLNPINASKVEKRYPPKDERWENFKQAKINLPLLDDIKKVPAHVECLKELSIKKRHNKLPKPVDLISHVTAVLSSALPQKAQDPGDPLIPIQIGTFKIERALLDLGACVSILPGSLYDQYDFGPLKKFNTPVVLADQTPTHPRGMVEDVIVKVDDCYYPVDFLVVDYVGCVEDTQAVIILGRPFLATANAIINCATGTVSMKFGDRELNLNVFPNFTNPLGEDKFPKKDMNPNKKICAMVGRVGETKKKTVKKKKAKKSPLEKKKEDEVRKFGPFGNKWYESPVDDFDEFIGGKHAIRPP, from the exons ATGGCTACAATGCAAGAAGGTACGAAGATGAGGAATTTGGTTACCAAAACGCCAATTATGTTGGGGATGATGATTACGGGCATAGGGATGGAAGAAATGATGGTTACGAGAACAACCATCAACCACGAAACAATTATCAACGGAACCGGAATAATGGGttttacaacaataacaacaatgctaACCATAACCGGATTCCTTGTTTCGTGGGAGGTGGCAATCAAAGGGGTAATCAAGGTAGAAATCAAGGTGGGGATAGAAGGGGTGATCGAAGGGACAACCGAAGACCGGTTGATCAAGAAGTTAACGGTCTGcatcgtcgtcaacaacctcccaCGGGGAGTGAATGACCGTTTTAGGCCGGTGGTCACCGAGAATGATTCACCAATT GACAAGGCAAAGCAATGGTTCCTTACACTTCCGGCAAATAGCATTCGAACATGGGGAGAAATGCAACAAGCTTTTCTGGATGAGTACTATTCGATGGCAAAGACCATTGATGCTCgtgatgaaattaggtcttttcGCCAACTATCGGGTGAACCGTTGCATGAAGCATTCACAAGATTTAAGGAGTTGATGCGAAAGTGCCCACATCATCAAATAGAGAAGTGGGAGTTAGTCAAGTGTTTTGTATGGAGTCTAGATGACAACACATGGAACCGCCTTGAATCAACGAGCAATGGGACGCTGTTGAGCAATCATGAggatgatgattgggagtttttggagcgGATGAGCAAACGGTCAAAAGAGAaggaatcggccgatagagctaAGAAACATCCCATTTCCCGGTCACTTCCTGATCTTGATTCTAAAGATCGAATTTCTACCTTAGAGCGGGAAATGGCTCGTATGAAGAAAAAGGTGGTGAACGCGGTACAATTTGCGGTGTGTGAGGAGTGTGGAGACATTGGCCATAGAACCGAGCAATGTCCAACGGGGAGGAGTGATTACACCGAGGAGGTAAACCAAGT TGGAAATGGGGGTGGTACATCAAACTCTCAAGGTGACGACTTATTCAATTCTAAAATGGACGCTCTCATGAATGCCATGACCACCCTTACAACCGAAGTAAGGAAAGAATTTGAAGTGAGGGATAAATCTCATAAAGCGTTGGAGAAGCAAGTGGGCCAACTCGCGGAGGAAATGGCTCAAATGAAGGGAAGCATAGgaaagcttccaagtgacactaCAGTGAACCCGGAGCATCAAGGTTCTAGCACAAGCAACGTGAGGAATGCACACATTAGTGCGGTAAGTATTCTTTCAAATGACGAGGTTTGTAGTAGTGTTGAAAGCATTCCACCACCACAATGCGTTGATGGTGTAGTGGAAGATATAAGTGATGAGCCAGAAAGTGAAAATGAACAAGAAACGACTTCACAAAGTAAAATtgaaaatataactaaaaatgctttttgtgaaaattgtttaagtcaACTTAACCCGATTAATGCATCAAAAGTTGAGAAACGGTACCCACCGAAGGACGAGAGGTGGGAAAATTTTAAACAAGCAAAAATTAATTTACCGTTACTCGATGACATTAAAAAGGTTCCGGCTCATGTGGAATGCTTAAAGGAGTTAAGCATCAAAAAACGGCACAACAAATTACCCAAACCGGTTGATTTGATATCTCATGTGACTGCCGTTTTATCGAGTGCCCTTCCTCAAAAAGCTCAAGATCCAGGAGATCCTCTTATTCCGATTCAAATTGGAACATTTAAAATCGAGAGGGCTCTCCTCGATCTTGGAGCTTGTGTGAGCATTTTACCCGggagtttgtatgaccaatatgattttggtccattgaaaAAATTTAATACTCCCGTGGTATTGGCCGATCAGACTCCCACGCATCCACGGGGGATGGTGGAGGATGTGATTGTTAAGGTGGATGATTGCTACTACCCAGTTGACTTTTTGGTAGTAGACTATGTTGGGTGTGTTGAGGACACCCAAGCGGTAATTATCTTGGGTAGACCGTTCTTGGCAACTGCTAATGCCATAATAAATTGTGCAACGGGAACGGTAAGCATGAAGTTTGGGGATCGGGAattaaatttaaatgtttttCCAAATTTCACTAACCCACTCGGTGAGGATAAGTTTCCTAAAAAGGACATGAATCCAAACAAAAAGATATGTGCTATGGTTGGCAGGGTTGGAGAAACAAAGAAGAAGACAGTCAAGAAAAAGAAGGCGAAGAAGTCACCTctagaaaagaagaaggaagatgAGGTGAGGAAGTTTGGACCCTTTGGCAACAAATGGTATGAATCGCCGGTGGATGATTTCGACGAATTCATAGGTGGCAAGCACGCCATCCGACCACCATAA